In Promicromonospora sukumoe, the following proteins share a genomic window:
- a CDS encoding SCO7613 C-terminal domain-containing membrane protein: MEETWVSHALRRLPDTVSCPACGGPLRGAVCGTCALDLNGRRGIDVHEASLAVERAIRERQRILDEMRAEQPAAAAYDRRAAALAGAPATGRRPAPERVVAWSGDAPPVRRAPTRPTTAPARGPVSAGGPAFAGAVPGDAEWAGTVVAASPAKAAPRSTVALQPILAGVGAALVAVSAVVFVFFTLADQLVLRTVATLLVTVASVVAAAVMRRAGLRSSAEAVATLAFALGWVCAELGLEAGLLGGVEPFLARAALLAVLAPALVVLGARLRVRAWAAAGGVAAPLVPVLLATGLSDVGVGRWVWVVALVAVALVAHAAIRVLGRAGERLGVVPRWESRVLGVVRTVAVPGALVAIFTLPGLAALAFAAWWAAVSVGAVAAGHVLRVRSWVTTGLLVAPFAAFPAALALPDDAVARPWAVVTGALLVALAALGGPVVARVTGPRVGSPLRAELGLLEAVQVLGVVLAVATAFLVPPTPLLAGVPGDAETAAVLAVTAVVAAVLRRGTHRRWWTFVAGGLGAAAAMCLAAWEGAELIWVLPAAAGVAWAVLAVVLTVLVTVRARRLVPAARTRADLLLAAWLVAAVATVPAVSSAGQRVPEVLVGPLGVSPALTLGDGPLGGPYLSLDARAAGTLGVVVLVLLVLTASRLGIAAGPASAAPAPLVRTARALAPWVTAGLAVVAALHTRLVAGASLVLLAVLAAVLLAATADPDRSWRPLRAVVVGVRAGAAGLRRALGFTVRLGGSPMGAAEGASWRPAALTAACVALGLLTVGSWQSRPSVLAAAAVVVPLVLAARAALPRAVHPALVRGAYAYALVVGGVWLGWLGFGWVAAVCTVSAAASVTAVVVTVGTRVTRAEWFAVLGVTAVPFALGVYTVVGERTWWSAGAAAAMLLLELVLLLTRRAGLAPAVRVIAASLVLPTTSVAIVSAGAALLPGSGSPVLLPVIAAVVAVVAGGAPRVAGFLAGRLPDGGGVGTLVRGTLEVSALVTGAITVGLAYGRPAAGPDIAVAVLLLLAVSAGVVAREPDRTRVWWLAGVLATAAVWTALADGGVRLVEAYTLPPAVAAVLVGALLARRAGTHGWRLVAAGLLLGLVPSDLTLALGTGPGDPRAWVLLAVGVVLTVTVVVLRRWPLVSDAWAARARVLLAGAVLLAGVGLTIESLQVAGSPSGAPGTRFAVGLGWAFAAGLLALVAVNAARTGASSARLRRVLDGAGRVPALLFLTVGAVANTEPHWGSIVTLWVLEVAALVLLVVVARRLLRGHGTGVPSWAVWLAALAAGIAAWLPRELRVEVFSVPLGVGLVVAGCFALGEWEARTKVSGPDAARVPPRTLVGWPVGWTGSWALLGPGILALLGPSVLATFTDPQTWRAVLVVGVALTGVLVGSRRGLKAPFLLGVWVLPVEVLIVFVSQLGTEISAVPWMLTLAAAGGVLLIIATLDERRTAGYGGAAAYLRDLR, translated from the coding sequence ATGGAAGAGACGTGGGTGAGTCATGCGCTGCGGCGCCTGCCCGATACCGTGTCGTGCCCCGCGTGCGGCGGTCCCCTGCGCGGCGCCGTCTGCGGGACCTGCGCGCTCGACCTGAACGGCCGGCGCGGGATCGACGTGCACGAGGCCTCGCTCGCCGTCGAGCGAGCCATCCGGGAGCGCCAGCGGATCCTCGACGAGATGCGCGCCGAGCAGCCCGCGGCGGCCGCGTACGACCGGCGGGCCGCTGCCTTGGCGGGTGCCCCGGCGACGGGGCGCCGTCCTGCACCGGAGCGCGTGGTCGCGTGGAGCGGCGACGCTCCCCCGGTGCGGCGCGCGCCCACGCGGCCGACGACGGCGCCCGCGCGCGGGCCGGTGTCCGCGGGCGGGCCGGCGTTCGCCGGAGCGGTGCCGGGCGATGCGGAGTGGGCCGGAACGGTGGTCGCCGCCTCCCCGGCCAAGGCCGCCCCGCGCAGCACCGTGGCCCTCCAGCCGATCCTGGCCGGGGTCGGCGCCGCGCTGGTCGCGGTCTCCGCGGTGGTCTTCGTGTTCTTCACGCTCGCCGACCAGCTCGTCCTGCGCACCGTCGCGACGCTGCTGGTCACGGTCGCCTCCGTGGTCGCGGCGGCGGTGATGCGCCGGGCCGGGCTGCGCTCGTCCGCCGAGGCCGTGGCGACGCTCGCGTTCGCGCTGGGCTGGGTCTGCGCGGAGCTGGGCCTGGAGGCCGGCCTGCTCGGCGGCGTGGAGCCGTTCCTCGCGCGGGCGGCGCTGCTCGCGGTGCTCGCGCCCGCGCTCGTGGTCCTCGGCGCCCGCCTGCGGGTCCGGGCCTGGGCGGCGGCCGGCGGCGTCGCCGCACCGCTGGTCCCAGTGCTGCTCGCGACGGGCCTGTCCGACGTCGGCGTCGGCCGGTGGGTCTGGGTCGTCGCCCTGGTCGCGGTGGCCCTCGTGGCGCACGCCGCGATCCGGGTCCTGGGCCGCGCGGGCGAGCGCCTCGGCGTCGTGCCGCGGTGGGAGTCGCGGGTGCTCGGCGTGGTCCGGACCGTGGCCGTGCCCGGGGCGCTCGTCGCGATCTTCACGCTGCCCGGCCTCGCCGCGCTGGCCTTCGCCGCCTGGTGGGCGGCCGTCTCGGTCGGCGCGGTCGCCGCCGGGCACGTGCTGCGGGTGCGGTCCTGGGTCACGACAGGCCTGCTCGTGGCTCCGTTCGCGGCGTTCCCCGCCGCGCTCGCCCTGCCGGACGACGCCGTCGCGCGCCCGTGGGCCGTCGTCACGGGCGCGCTGCTCGTCGCCCTGGCCGCGCTGGGCGGCCCGGTGGTCGCGCGGGTCACGGGCCCGCGCGTCGGCTCGCCCCTGCGGGCGGAGCTCGGGCTGCTCGAGGCGGTCCAGGTGCTCGGGGTGGTGCTGGCCGTCGCGACGGCGTTCCTCGTGCCCCCGACACCGCTCCTCGCCGGCGTGCCGGGGGACGCCGAGACCGCCGCCGTGCTGGCGGTCACCGCCGTCGTCGCCGCCGTGCTGCGCCGCGGCACGCACCGCCGCTGGTGGACCTTCGTCGCCGGAGGCCTCGGCGCGGCCGCGGCCATGTGCCTCGCGGCCTGGGAAGGGGCCGAGCTGATCTGGGTGCTGCCCGCGGCCGCGGGCGTGGCCTGGGCGGTCCTCGCCGTCGTGCTCACCGTCCTGGTCACGGTGCGCGCCCGCCGGCTCGTGCCCGCCGCCCGCACGCGCGCCGACCTGCTGCTCGCCGCCTGGCTCGTCGCCGCGGTCGCGACCGTCCCGGCCGTGTCGTCCGCGGGGCAGCGTGTGCCGGAGGTGCTGGTGGGACCGCTCGGCGTGTCCCCCGCGCTCACGCTTGGCGACGGCCCGCTGGGCGGCCCGTACCTGTCGCTGGACGCACGGGCCGCCGGCACGCTCGGCGTGGTGGTCCTGGTGCTGCTGGTGCTGACCGCCTCCCGGCTGGGGATCGCGGCGGGCCCGGCGTCGGCCGCCCCGGCGCCGCTGGTCCGGACGGCCCGCGCGCTCGCCCCGTGGGTGACGGCCGGCCTGGCCGTCGTCGCCGCGCTGCACACGCGGCTGGTCGCCGGGGCGTCGCTGGTGCTGCTCGCCGTGCTCGCCGCGGTGCTCCTGGCGGCGACGGCCGATCCCGACCGGTCCTGGCGCCCGCTGCGCGCCGTCGTGGTCGGGGTGCGGGCCGGGGCCGCCGGCCTGCGCCGGGCCCTAGGGTTCACCGTCCGGCTCGGCGGTTCCCCGATGGGCGCCGCCGAGGGCGCGTCCTGGCGCCCCGCCGCGCTGACCGCGGCGTGCGTCGCCCTCGGCCTCTTGACCGTCGGCTCCTGGCAGAGCCGGCCGTCCGTGCTGGCCGCCGCCGCCGTCGTCGTGCCGCTCGTGCTGGCCGCGCGGGCGGCCCTGCCGCGCGCCGTCCACCCTGCCCTCGTCCGCGGGGCGTACGCGTACGCGCTGGTCGTGGGCGGCGTCTGGCTGGGCTGGCTCGGGTTCGGCTGGGTCGCCGCCGTGTGCACCGTGTCCGCGGCGGCCTCGGTGACGGCCGTCGTGGTGACCGTCGGCACGCGGGTCACCCGCGCCGAGTGGTTCGCGGTGCTGGGCGTGACGGCCGTGCCGTTCGCGCTCGGCGTGTACACCGTGGTCGGAGAGCGCACCTGGTGGTCCGCCGGGGCCGCCGCGGCGATGCTCCTGCTGGAGCTGGTGCTGCTGCTGACCCGGCGTGCCGGGCTCGCGCCCGCCGTCCGCGTGATCGCGGCGAGCCTGGTGCTGCCCACCACGTCCGTGGCGATCGTGAGCGCGGGCGCCGCGCTGCTCCCGGGCAGCGGCTCGCCCGTGCTGCTGCCGGTGATCGCCGCGGTGGTCGCCGTGGTCGCGGGCGGCGCCCCGCGCGTGGCCGGCTTCCTCGCCGGCCGGCTGCCCGACGGCGGCGGGGTGGGCACCCTGGTGCGCGGGACGCTGGAGGTCAGCGCGCTGGTCACGGGCGCGATCACCGTGGGCCTGGCCTACGGGCGACCGGCCGCTGGGCCCGACATCGCCGTGGCCGTGCTCCTGCTTCTCGCCGTCAGCGCCGGGGTGGTCGCGCGCGAGCCCGACCGTACCCGCGTCTGGTGGCTCGCGGGCGTCCTCGCGACCGCGGCGGTCTGGACCGCGCTGGCCGACGGCGGCGTGCGGCTCGTCGAGGCCTACACGCTCCCGCCGGCCGTCGCCGCCGTGCTCGTCGGGGCGCTGCTCGCCCGCCGGGCCGGGACGCACGGCTGGCGGCTGGTCGCCGCGGGCCTGCTGCTCGGGCTGGTGCCGAGCGACCTGACGCTGGCCCTCGGCACCGGGCCCGGGGACCCGCGCGCCTGGGTCCTGCTGGCGGTCGGCGTCGTCCTGACGGTCACGGTCGTCGTGCTGCGCCGGTGGCCGCTGGTCTCGGACGCATGGGCCGCCCGGGCCCGCGTCCTGCTGGCCGGCGCCGTGCTGCTCGCGGGCGTCGGCCTGACGATCGAGTCCCTGCAGGTCGCGGGGTCGCCGTCGGGCGCGCCCGGGACCCGGTTCGCGGTCGGCCTGGGCTGGGCGTTCGCGGCGGGGCTGCTCGCCCTCGTCGCGGTCAACGCCGCTCGGACGGGCGCGTCGTCGGCCCGGCTGCGGCGGGTGCTCGACGGCGCGGGCCGCGTCCCGGCGCTGCTGTTCCTGACCGTGGGGGCCGTGGCGAACACGGAGCCGCACTGGGGCTCCATCGTGACCCTCTGGGTGCTGGAGGTCGCGGCGCTGGTGCTCCTGGTCGTGGTCGCGCGGCGGCTGCTGCGCGGGCACGGCACGGGTGTCCCGTCGTGGGCCGTCTGGCTGGCCGCGCTGGCGGCGGGCATCGCTGCCTGGCTGCCCCGGGAGCTGCGCGTCGAGGTGTTCTCCGTGCCGCTCGGCGTCGGGCTGGTGGTGGCCGGGTGCTTCGCGCTCGGCGAGTGGGAGGCCCGCACGAAGGTCAGCGGGCCCGACGCCGCGCGGGTCCCGCCGCGCACCCTGGTCGGCTGGCCGGTGGGGTGGACGGGTTCGTGGGCCCTGCTGGGGCCCGGCATCCTCGCCCTGCTCGGGCCGTCGGTGCTCGCGACCTTCACCGACCCGCAGACCTGGCGGGCCGTGCTCGTGGTCGGCGTGGCGCTGACCGGGGTGCTGGTGGGGTCCCGGCGCGGGCTCAAGGCGCCCTTCCTGCTGGGGGTCTGGGTGCTGCCCGTCGAGGTGCTGATCGTGTTCGTCAGCCAGCTGGGCACCGAGATCTCCGCGGTGCCCTGGATGCTCACGCTCGCCGCGGCCGGCGGGGTGCTGCTCATCATCGCCACCCTGGACGAGCGCCGGACGGCGGGCTACGGGGGTGCGGCGGCGTACCTCCGGGACCTGCGGTGA
- a CDS encoding alpha/beta hydrolase, translated as MNDWTEDVLGAGFEARTLQLPGGAEATLIRYTPEDGPVSGRTPVLYVHGFTDYFFQRHLAEAVAGRGYPFYAVDLRGHGRSMDAWTAAGRDANMINRLELYAQDLDAAADVIAADGHSGLALLGHSTGGLITSMYANARPDRVTALVLNSPWFDLKGSWSDRTLVTQAVYVLGRVSPRLVVSRLGEGYGRALHVTSGGEWEYDLRWKPYAGFPVRAGWLAAIRRGHRAVGRGLAVQCPVLVCTSGRTGSDLGEIAEQLGTDVVLDVAHMHARAPRLGQTVEIAVIEGGAHDLALSPKPAREKYLSTVLDWLDAHT; from the coding sequence GTGAACGACTGGACCGAGGACGTGCTGGGTGCGGGCTTCGAGGCCCGCACGCTCCAGCTCCCGGGCGGCGCCGAGGCCACCCTGATCCGCTACACGCCCGAGGACGGGCCGGTGTCCGGGCGCACACCGGTGCTGTACGTCCACGGGTTCACCGACTACTTCTTCCAGCGGCACCTGGCGGAGGCGGTCGCGGGACGGGGCTACCCGTTCTACGCCGTCGACCTGCGCGGGCACGGGCGCTCCATGGACGCGTGGACGGCGGCGGGCCGCGACGCCAACATGATCAACCGCCTGGAGCTCTACGCGCAGGACCTCGACGCGGCCGCCGACGTGATCGCCGCGGACGGCCACTCGGGGCTGGCGCTCCTGGGCCACTCGACGGGCGGGCTGATCACCTCGATGTACGCCAACGCGCGCCCCGACCGGGTCACGGCCCTCGTGCTGAACAGCCCCTGGTTCGACCTGAAGGGGAGCTGGTCCGACCGGACCCTGGTCACCCAGGCCGTCTACGTGCTCGGCCGGGTCTCGCCCCGTCTGGTCGTGTCCCGGCTCGGCGAGGGCTACGGCCGGGCCCTGCACGTGACCTCGGGCGGCGAGTGGGAGTACGACCTGCGGTGGAAGCCGTACGCGGGCTTCCCGGTCCGGGCCGGCTGGCTGGCGGCGATCCGGCGCGGGCACCGCGCCGTCGGGCGGGGGCTGGCCGTCCAGTGCCCGGTGCTCGTGTGCACCAGCGGGCGCACCGGGTCCGACCTCGGGGAGATCGCGGAGCAGCTCGGCACCGACGTGGTGCTCGACGTCGCGCACATGCACGCCCGCGCGCCGCGGCTGGGGCAGACCGTGGAGATCGCCGTCATCGAGGGCGGGGCGCACGACCTGGCGCTGTCCCCGAAGCCGGCCCGCGAGAAGTACCTGAGCACGGTGCTGGACTGGCTGGACGCGCACACCTGA